The following coding sequences lie in one Heliangelus exortis chromosome 6, bHelExo1.hap1, whole genome shotgun sequence genomic window:
- the TRAK2 gene encoding trafficking kinesin-binding protein 2 isoform X2: MNFDHQGLESIPDVCSSVDLPEVELVSMLEEQLPDYKLRVDSLYLYENQDWIQAPACHGHLPEITTSVHDEEPFHYRILGTDNVEQKTYSDADMVKHLLAEKDRDLELAARIGQALLKRNHLLTEQNEALEEQLGQTLDRVNQLQHELSKKDDLLRIVSIASEESETDSSCSTPLRFNESFNVSHDLLHLDILQDKLRELEEENLALRSKACHLKTETITYEEKEQQLVNDCVKELRQTNAQISRITEELSEKSEELVRYQEEISTLLSQIVDLQHKLREHVIEKEELKLHLQASKDAQRQLTAELHELQDRNVECLGMLHESQEEVKLLRSRARSVACLCHPQPCGAFPMDSLAAEIEGTMRKELSLGDESILSKQKDQQKRVFDTVKVANVTQGRSSSFPAPLPIPGSNRSSVVMTAKPFPSGVHRLGNHTQMTQRSISESFKGSRIPGQPGTPGDNDLVTALHRLSLRRQNYLSEKQFFEEEWERKMHLLAEHKEGASGCSTPTESCFSPSTNSEFTDLTTSSSNLRVLLPEKLQIVKPIEGSQTLFHWQQLARPNLGTILDPRPGVVTKGFTPLSDDAVHHISDLEEDDEEGGEGGITVQVQQSFPEEKKSTVAKPVAGIFLPPITSAAVSLAASNPGKCLSSTNSTFTFTTCRILHPSDVTHITLSSAGAPFSLGSTVSSIGNPVVSTPAVSCRPSIGEFLTNRRDSMTTFSSTSSLAKLLQERGISAKVYDSPILEKLPLLQPPRTLPIPSTPPNSPSHSPCPSPPPFEPRIHHSENFLASRPAETFLQEMYGLKSSRSSADTGQLKVNLVDRLKRLGIARVMKVPKTQDHGKHQGPEVCLPKQETAVFFHAGSNLMAGLRRNQSLPALTGALGAPVCTQS; the protein is encoded by the exons ATGAATTTTGATCACCAAGGCTTGGAGAGCATCCCTG atgTCTGCTCCAGTGTGGACCTTCCTGAGGTAGAGTTGGTGAGCATGCTAGAAGAGCAGTTACCAGACTACAAGTTACGTGTGGACTCTCTGTATCTGTATGAAAATCAAGATTGGATCCAAGCCCCTGCTTGCCATGGCCATCTTCCTGAAATCACCACTTCAGTTCATGATGAGGAGCCCTTCCATTACAGGA ttCTTGGCACAGATAACGTGGAGCAGAAAACCTACAGTGATGCTGATATGGTCAAACATCTATTAGCTGAG AAAGATCGGGACCTGGAACTGGCAGCTCGAATTGGGCAAGCCCTCCTGAAGCGAAACCATCTGTTGACAGAACAGAATGAAGCACTGGAAGAACAGCTAGGACAGACTCTAGATCGA GTTAACCAGCTACAGCATGAACTGTCAAAGAAAGATGACCTGCTTCGTATAGTTTCGATTGCTTCTGAGGAGAGTGAAACGGATTCCAGCTGTTCCACACCACTTCGTTTCAATGAGTCTTTCAATGTATCACACGATCTGTTGCACCTGGACATCTTGCAAGATAAACTCAGggagctggaagaggagaaCCTTGCTCTCCGATCGAAG GCTTGCCATCTGAAGACAGAAACCATTACATATGAAGAGAAGGAACAGCAACTGGTCAATGACTGTGTCAAAGAGCTCC GGCAAACAAATGCTCAGATTTCCAGAATAACAGAAGAGCTGTCGGAGAAGAGTGAGGAGCTGGTTCGATACCAGGAAGAGATCTCAACCCTCTTATCTCAGATTGTTGATCTTCAGCATAAACTCAGAGAA CATGTGATTGAAAAGGAGGAGCTGAAACTTCACTTACAAGCTTCCAAAGATGCTCAGAGAcaactgacagcagag ctCCATGAGTTGCAGGATCGGAATGTGGAGTGTCTGGGGATGTTGCATGAATCACAAGAAGAAGTGAAGCTGCTGCGCAGCAGAGCCAGATCTGTTGCCTGTCTCTGCCACCCCCAGCCATGTGGAGCATTTCCCATG GATTCCCTTGCAGCAGAAATTGAAGGGACAATGCGGAAGGAATTAAGCCTGGGTGATGAATCTATTCTCTCCAAGCAAAA GGATCAACAGAAACGAGTGTTTGACACTGTCAAGGTTGCTAATGTCACTCAAGGCcgctcctcttcctttcctgcccCACTGCCAATCCCTGGATCTAATCGGTCAAGTGTTGTCATGACAGCAAAGCCTTTCCCGTCTGGCGTGCACCGCTTGGGGAACCACACACAGATGACCCAGAGGAGCATCTCTGAGAGTTTTAA AGGCTCTCGTATTCCTGGCCAGCCAGGAACCCCTGGAGACAATGACTTGgtcacagctctgcacaggctCTCCCTCCGTCGTCAGAACTACCTGAGTGAGAAGCAGTTCTTTGAGGAGGAATGGGAGCGAAAAATGCATCTGCTGGCTGAGCACAAAGAAGGGGCTAGTGGCTGCAGCACACCAACAGAAAGCTGTTTTTCCCCGAGTACAAACTCAGAATTCACTGATCTGACTACCAGCTCTAGTAATCTCCGTGTCCTTCTGCCAGAAAAATTGCAAATTGTCAAACCCATTGAAG GATCTCAGACCCTTTTCCACTGGCAGCAGCTTGCTCGACCCAACCTAGGCACCATTCTTGACCCAAGACCAGGTGTTGTTACAAAAGGTTTTACCCCTCTGTCTGATGATGCTGTGCACCACATCTCTGACTTggaggaggatgatgaggaaggaggtgaaggaggtATAACAGTTCAAGTGCAACAGtctttcccagaggaaaagaaaagtacAGTGGCAAAGCCAGTGGCAGGAATTTTCCTGCCACCTATTACGTCAGCAGCAGTATCACTGGCTG CTTCAAATCCAGGAAAGTGTCTGTCTTCCACAAATTCCACGTTCACCTTTACAACCTGTAGGATCCTTCACCCATCTGATGTCACCCACATTACTCTCAG CTCTGCGGGTGCCCCATTTTCACTTGGAAGTACCGTCAGCAGTATTGGAAACCCAGTAGTGAGCACTCCAGCTGTGTCTTGCAGGCCTAGTATTGGAGAATTTCTCACTAACAGAAGAGATTCAATGACAACCTTCAGCAGCACAAGCAGTCTGGCTAAACTTCTACAAGAACGAGGCATCTCTGCCAAGGTTTATGATAGCCCCATATTAGAAAAACTGCCTTTGCTACAGCCCCCTCGAACTCTCCCCATTCCTTCTACTCCACCTAATTCTCCTTCACACTCACCTTgtccttcccctccaccttttGAGCCTCGAATACATCACTCAGAAAATTTCCTGGCTTCTCGACCAGCAGAAACATTCTTGCAAGAAATGTATGGCCTGAAGTCTTCTCGTAGCTCTGCAGACACAGGCCAGCTGAAGGTGAACCTCGTGGACAGGCTGAAGAGGCTGGGTATTGCTAGGGTGATGAAGGTCCCCAAGACACAGGACCATGGGAAACATCAGGGGCCAGAGGTTTGCCTGCCAAAGCAGGAgactgctgtgttttttcatGCAGGTAGCAATTTAATGGCAGGACTGAGAAGAAATCAGAGTCTTCCAGCCTTGACTGGAGCATTGGGAGCTCCAGTTTGCACACAGTCATAA
- the TRAK2 gene encoding trafficking kinesin-binding protein 2 isoform X1, protein MNFDHQGLESIPDVCSSVDLPEVELVSMLEEQLPDYKLRVDSLYLYENQDWIQAPACHGHLPEITTSVHDEEPFHYRTLIELPSSSSLAGPHKLAQVLGTDNVEQKTYSDADMVKHLLAEKDRDLELAARIGQALLKRNHLLTEQNEALEEQLGQTLDRVNQLQHELSKKDDLLRIVSIASEESETDSSCSTPLRFNESFNVSHDLLHLDILQDKLRELEEENLALRSKACHLKTETITYEEKEQQLVNDCVKELRQTNAQISRITEELSEKSEELVRYQEEISTLLSQIVDLQHKLREHVIEKEELKLHLQASKDAQRQLTAELHELQDRNVECLGMLHESQEEVKLLRSRARSVACLCHPQPCGAFPMDSLAAEIEGTMRKELSLGDESILSKQKDQQKRVFDTVKVANVTQGRSSSFPAPLPIPGSNRSSVVMTAKPFPSGVHRLGNHTQMTQRSISESFKGSRIPGQPGTPGDNDLVTALHRLSLRRQNYLSEKQFFEEEWERKMHLLAEHKEGASGCSTPTESCFSPSTNSEFTDLTTSSSNLRVLLPEKLQIVKPIEGSQTLFHWQQLARPNLGTILDPRPGVVTKGFTPLSDDAVHHISDLEEDDEEGGEGGITVQVQQSFPEEKKSTVAKPVAGIFLPPITSAAVSLAASNPGKCLSSTNSTFTFTTCRILHPSDVTHITLSSAGAPFSLGSTVSSIGNPVVSTPAVSCRPSIGEFLTNRRDSMTTFSSTSSLAKLLQERGISAKVYDSPILEKLPLLQPPRTLPIPSTPPNSPSHSPCPSPPPFEPRIHHSENFLASRPAETFLQEMYGLKSSRSSADTGQLKVNLVDRLKRLGIARVMKVPKTQDHGKHQGPEVCLPKQETAVFFHAGSNLMAGLRRNQSLPALTGALGAPVCTQS, encoded by the exons ATGAATTTTGATCACCAAGGCTTGGAGAGCATCCCTG atgTCTGCTCCAGTGTGGACCTTCCTGAGGTAGAGTTGGTGAGCATGCTAGAAGAGCAGTTACCAGACTACAAGTTACGTGTGGACTCTCTGTATCTGTATGAAAATCAAGATTGGATCCAAGCCCCTGCTTGCCATGGCCATCTTCCTGAAATCACCACTTCAGTTCATGATGAGGAGCCCTTCCATTACAGGA CTCTTATTGaacttccttcctcctcctccttggctGGACCTCACAAACTTGCTCAAG ttCTTGGCACAGATAACGTGGAGCAGAAAACCTACAGTGATGCTGATATGGTCAAACATCTATTAGCTGAG AAAGATCGGGACCTGGAACTGGCAGCTCGAATTGGGCAAGCCCTCCTGAAGCGAAACCATCTGTTGACAGAACAGAATGAAGCACTGGAAGAACAGCTAGGACAGACTCTAGATCGA GTTAACCAGCTACAGCATGAACTGTCAAAGAAAGATGACCTGCTTCGTATAGTTTCGATTGCTTCTGAGGAGAGTGAAACGGATTCCAGCTGTTCCACACCACTTCGTTTCAATGAGTCTTTCAATGTATCACACGATCTGTTGCACCTGGACATCTTGCAAGATAAACTCAGggagctggaagaggagaaCCTTGCTCTCCGATCGAAG GCTTGCCATCTGAAGACAGAAACCATTACATATGAAGAGAAGGAACAGCAACTGGTCAATGACTGTGTCAAAGAGCTCC GGCAAACAAATGCTCAGATTTCCAGAATAACAGAAGAGCTGTCGGAGAAGAGTGAGGAGCTGGTTCGATACCAGGAAGAGATCTCAACCCTCTTATCTCAGATTGTTGATCTTCAGCATAAACTCAGAGAA CATGTGATTGAAAAGGAGGAGCTGAAACTTCACTTACAAGCTTCCAAAGATGCTCAGAGAcaactgacagcagag ctCCATGAGTTGCAGGATCGGAATGTGGAGTGTCTGGGGATGTTGCATGAATCACAAGAAGAAGTGAAGCTGCTGCGCAGCAGAGCCAGATCTGTTGCCTGTCTCTGCCACCCCCAGCCATGTGGAGCATTTCCCATG GATTCCCTTGCAGCAGAAATTGAAGGGACAATGCGGAAGGAATTAAGCCTGGGTGATGAATCTATTCTCTCCAAGCAAAA GGATCAACAGAAACGAGTGTTTGACACTGTCAAGGTTGCTAATGTCACTCAAGGCcgctcctcttcctttcctgcccCACTGCCAATCCCTGGATCTAATCGGTCAAGTGTTGTCATGACAGCAAAGCCTTTCCCGTCTGGCGTGCACCGCTTGGGGAACCACACACAGATGACCCAGAGGAGCATCTCTGAGAGTTTTAA AGGCTCTCGTATTCCTGGCCAGCCAGGAACCCCTGGAGACAATGACTTGgtcacagctctgcacaggctCTCCCTCCGTCGTCAGAACTACCTGAGTGAGAAGCAGTTCTTTGAGGAGGAATGGGAGCGAAAAATGCATCTGCTGGCTGAGCACAAAGAAGGGGCTAGTGGCTGCAGCACACCAACAGAAAGCTGTTTTTCCCCGAGTACAAACTCAGAATTCACTGATCTGACTACCAGCTCTAGTAATCTCCGTGTCCTTCTGCCAGAAAAATTGCAAATTGTCAAACCCATTGAAG GATCTCAGACCCTTTTCCACTGGCAGCAGCTTGCTCGACCCAACCTAGGCACCATTCTTGACCCAAGACCAGGTGTTGTTACAAAAGGTTTTACCCCTCTGTCTGATGATGCTGTGCACCACATCTCTGACTTggaggaggatgatgaggaaggaggtgaaggaggtATAACAGTTCAAGTGCAACAGtctttcccagaggaaaagaaaagtacAGTGGCAAAGCCAGTGGCAGGAATTTTCCTGCCACCTATTACGTCAGCAGCAGTATCACTGGCTG CTTCAAATCCAGGAAAGTGTCTGTCTTCCACAAATTCCACGTTCACCTTTACAACCTGTAGGATCCTTCACCCATCTGATGTCACCCACATTACTCTCAG CTCTGCGGGTGCCCCATTTTCACTTGGAAGTACCGTCAGCAGTATTGGAAACCCAGTAGTGAGCACTCCAGCTGTGTCTTGCAGGCCTAGTATTGGAGAATTTCTCACTAACAGAAGAGATTCAATGACAACCTTCAGCAGCACAAGCAGTCTGGCTAAACTTCTACAAGAACGAGGCATCTCTGCCAAGGTTTATGATAGCCCCATATTAGAAAAACTGCCTTTGCTACAGCCCCCTCGAACTCTCCCCATTCCTTCTACTCCACCTAATTCTCCTTCACACTCACCTTgtccttcccctccaccttttGAGCCTCGAATACATCACTCAGAAAATTTCCTGGCTTCTCGACCAGCAGAAACATTCTTGCAAGAAATGTATGGCCTGAAGTCTTCTCGTAGCTCTGCAGACACAGGCCAGCTGAAGGTGAACCTCGTGGACAGGCTGAAGAGGCTGGGTATTGCTAGGGTGATGAAGGTCCCCAAGACACAGGACCATGGGAAACATCAGGGGCCAGAGGTTTGCCTGCCAAAGCAGGAgactgctgtgttttttcatGCAGGTAGCAATTTAATGGCAGGACTGAGAAGAAATCAGAGTCTTCCAGCCTTGACTGGAGCATTGGGAGCTCCAGTTTGCACACAGTCATAA